GGGCTTAAATTTACGTACTGCCATTTTTATTAAATATTGCTATAAAAATCAATAGTATCTCCTTCTTTCAATGTCACGATTGCTTTTTTGAAAGCATTCGTACGACCATTGATGATACCTGCTTTGGTATAACGGCTCTTATTCTTGCCAGCATACTTCACAGTATTCACATCAACTACAGTAACATTATAAAGAGCTTCAATTTCCTTCTTAATTTCCAGTTTGTTAGCTTCAGGACGTACAACAAAGCCGAAACGATTCAGCTTATCTGTAATTGCAGTCATTTTCTCTGTCACCAACGGTTTAATAATAATTCCCATTATTTAAGCCTCCTTTTTAAATTAAGATATTGTCAATAGCCTTCAAAGAGTTTTCTGTAAGCACAATAACCCCAGCATTCAATACTCTGTAAGTATTTAATCCTGAGATAGTCTGCACATTAGCACCCTCGATGTTACGAGCTGACAAATATACGTTTTTATTTGCTTCCGGTAAAATCACAAGTAGCTTTTTATCGGAAACTTTAAGATTTTTTGTCATTGCAACGAAATCTTTTGTCTTAGGAGCTTCAAATGTGAAATCCTCAACGACAACGATTGCATCGTTTTGAGCTTTATAAGACAAAGCTGACTTACGAGCCAGTGTCTTAACTTTTTTATTCAACTTAAAGAAGTAGTCTCTTGGTTTCGGACCGAAAACGCGGGCACCTCCCACAAGAACCGGTGAATTCATATCACCACGACGTGCTCCACCGCCACCTTTCTGACGACCGATCTTACGAGTTGAACCACTGATTTCACTTCTTTCTTTTGACTTATGAGTACCCTGACGCTGATTAGCCATAAATTGTTTTACGTCCAAATAGATAGCGTGGTCGTTGGGCTCAATTCCGAAGATAGATTCGTTTAACGTAACCTTTCTCCCAGTGTCTTCACCTTTAATGTTATATACGTTAACTTCCATTATTTCTCAATTAATACGATTGAACCTTTGCAACCCGGGATAGAACCTTTAATCAAAAGAAGGTTATGATCCGCGATTACTTTTAATACCTGTAAGTTTTGTACAGTGACTCTGTCACCTCCAAGTTGTCCACCCATGCGCATTCCTTTGAATACTTTTGCAGGGTAAGAACAAGCACCGATAGAACCCGGCTTACGAGCGCGGTTATGCTGACCGTGAGTAGCTTGCCCCACACCACCAAAACCATGTCTTTTTACTACACCCTGAAACCCTTTACCTTTAGAAGTACCAACAACGTCAACAAAGCTAGCGTCGTTAAACAGTTCTACAGTAATGGTATCACCCAGATTCAACTCTGTTTCAAATTCTTTGAACTCAGCCAAGTGTCTCTTCGGCGTTACTCCTGCTCTTTTAAAATGTCCCATCAACGGTTTAGTTGTATGCTTTTCCTTTTTGTCCTGGAAACCCAACTGAACAGCTGCATAGCCATCTTTTTCTACAGTCTTAACTTGAGTAACAACACAAGGACCTGCTTCGATAACAGTGCATGGTACATTTTTACCATCGGCACTGAAAACGGATGTCATTCCGATTTTTTTTCCTAATAATCCTGGCATTTCACTAATTTTTAATTATCAAACTTTAATTTCTACTTCCACACCACTTGGCAATTCCAACTTCATCAGAGCATCTACTGTCTTAGCTGTTGAACTATAGATGTCGATCAATCTCTTATAAGAAGAGAGCTCAAATTGCTCACGAGACTTTTTGTTTACGAAAGTCGAACGGTTCACAGTAAAGATACGCTTATGCGTAGGCAAAGGTATTGGACCGCTAACAATAGCACCTGTAGCCTTTACAGTTCTTACAATTTTCTCAGCTGATTTATCAACCAAGTTGTGGTCGTAAGATTTCAATTTAATTCTAATTTTCTGACTCATTACTTTTTTTTAATTAATACATTTATAATAAGATAAAGCAGCAGACTAAGAGTCATTCGCTAGCCTGCTACTTTAGATATTTTAGAGTAAATCAGCACGTCCTTTTACTTCATCCAATACAGCCTTAGCAATAGAAGAAGAAAGCTGAGCGTGATGAGAGTATGTCATTGATGAAGTTGCACGACCAGAAGTGATAGTACGTAAAGCCGTTACATAACCAAACATTTCTGCCAGTGGAACCATTGCTTTCACAATACGAGCACCAGAACGGCTAGACTCCATACCTTCAACCTGTCCACGACGTTTATTCAAGTCACCGATAACATCACCCATATTTTCTTCCGGAGTTACAACTTCCAGTTTCATGATAGGTTCCATCAAAACAGGACCTGCCTTAGCGCATGCATTCTTATAAGCTTGCATTGCACAGATTTCGAATGACAACTGGTCAGAGTCAACCGGGTGGAATGACCCATCAACCAAAGTAACTTTCAATGAATCAAGCGGATAACCAGCCAAAACACCATTCTTCATGGCATTTGTGAAACCTTTCTGAACTGCAGGAATAAATTCCTTAGGAATATTACCACCCTTCACTTCATCGATAAACTGCAAACCTCCTTCTTTAAAGTCTTCATCAACCGGACCAATCTTAACAATGATATCAGCAAATTTACCACGACCACCAGACTGTTTCTTATACACTTCACGAAGATCAACTGTCTTAGTGATAGCTTCCTTATAATTAACCTGTGGTTTACCTTGATTACACTCTACTTTAAACTCACGCTTCAGACGATCGATGATAATATCCAAGTGCAACTCGCCCATACCAGAAATCACAGTCTGTCCTGTTTGTTCATCAGTTTTCACTGTAAACGTCGGATCCTCTTCAGCCAATTTAGCCAAACCGTTAGACAGTTTATCCATATCTTTCTGAGTCTTGGGTTCTACAGCGATACCAATAACCGGTTCCGGGAAGTCCATAGATTCAAGAACTATCGGAGCTGTTTCATCACACAAAGTATCCCCTGTATGAATATCTTTGAAACCTACACCTGCACCTATATCACCAGCACCGATCACTTCAACCGGATTCTGTTTATTAGAATGCATCTGGAACAGACGAGAAACACGTTCTTTCTTACCAGAACGAGAGTTGTAAATATAAGATCCAGCCTCAATTTTACCTGAATAAACACGGAAGAAAGTCAAACGACCTACATATGGGTCAGTTGCGATCTTAAACGCCAAAGCTGATGTTTTTTCATCATCACTTGGCTTACGATCTTCTTCAGCTCCCGTATTAGGATTTGTACCTATTACGTTCTCTGTATCAAGTGGAGAAGGCAAGAAAGCACAAACATAATCAAGCAATGTCTGAACGCCTTTGTTTTTAAAAGAAGATCCACAAAGCATAGGAACTACAGCCATTTGAACTGTTGCATTGCGAAGAGCTCTCAACACTTCATCTTCAGTAATAGTAGAAGGATCATCGAAATATTTCTCCATCAAAGCATCATCAAATTCAGCTACTTTTTCGAGCATCTTATCTCTCCATTCATTAGCTTCATCGACAAGTTCTGCAGGGATTTCTTCCACAGTATAATCCGCTCCCATTGTTTCGTCATGCCAATAGATAGCTTTCATTTTGATAAGATCAACAAGACCTTTGAAAGACTCTTCAGCACCGATAGGAACAACAATAGGACATGGATTAGCTCCAAGGACATCTTTCATCTGGCGAACGACCTCAAAAAAGTCTGCACCAGAGCGGTCCATCTTATTTACATAAGCAATACGAGGAACATTATATTTATCAGCCTGACGCCATACAGTTTCCGATTGAGGCTCAACGCCACCAACAGCACAGTAAGCAGCCACAGCTCCATCAAGGATGCGCAATGAACGTTCCACCTCTGCAGTAAAGTCAACGTGTCCCGGAGTGTCAATTAAGTTAATTTTATAAGTATCACCAGCATATTTCCACCTTGTTGTTGTAGCAGCAGATGTAATAGTGATACCACGTTCTTGCTCCTGTTCCATCCAGTCCATAGTAGCAGCACCATCATGAACTTCACCAATTTTGTGAGTCAACCCAGTGTAGAACAGGATACGTTCAGAAGTAGTTGTTTTTCCGGCATCAATGTGAGCCATGATACCGATATTACGAGTTAAATGTAAATCATGTTTAGCCATCTTCTAATTCCTTTACTTTAAGTTTATATTAGGTTTCTTACAGTATTAGAATCTAAAATGAGCAAATGCACGGTTAGCTTCTGCCATTCTGTGCATATCTTCTTTACGCTTGTATGCACCGCCTTGTTCATTGAAGGCATCCATAATTTCAGCAGCCAACTTATCAGCCATTGATTTACCACCTCTTTTGCGAGCAAACAGAATCAGATTCTTCATAGAG
The Bacteroides luhongzhouii DNA segment above includes these coding regions:
- the fusA gene encoding elongation factor G, with the translated sequence MAKHDLHLTRNIGIMAHIDAGKTTTSERILFYTGLTHKIGEVHDGAATMDWMEQEQERGITITSAATTTRWKYAGDTYKINLIDTPGHVDFTAEVERSLRILDGAVAAYCAVGGVEPQSETVWRQADKYNVPRIAYVNKMDRSGADFFEVVRQMKDVLGANPCPIVVPIGAEESFKGLVDLIKMKAIYWHDETMGADYTVEEIPAELVDEANEWRDKMLEKVAEFDDALMEKYFDDPSTITEDEVLRALRNATVQMAVVPMLCGSSFKNKGVQTLLDYVCAFLPSPLDTENVIGTNPNTGAEEDRKPSDDEKTSALAFKIATDPYVGRLTFFRVYSGKIEAGSYIYNSRSGKKERVSRLFQMHSNKQNPVEVIGAGDIGAGVGFKDIHTGDTLCDETAPIVLESMDFPEPVIGIAVEPKTQKDMDKLSNGLAKLAEEDPTFTVKTDEQTGQTVISGMGELHLDIIIDRLKREFKVECNQGKPQVNYKEAITKTVDLREVYKKQSGGRGKFADIIVKIGPVDEDFKEGGLQFIDEVKGGNIPKEFIPAVQKGFTNAMKNGVLAGYPLDSLKVTLVDGSFHPVDSDQLSFEICAMQAYKNACAKAGPVLMEPIMKLEVVTPEENMGDVIGDLNKRRGQVEGMESSRSGARIVKAMVPLAEMFGYVTALRTITSGRATSSMTYSHHAQLSSSIAKAVLDEVKGRADLL
- the rpsJ gene encoding 30S ribosomal protein S10, giving the protein MSQKIRIKLKSYDHNLVDKSAEKIVRTVKATGAIVSGPIPLPTHKRIFTVNRSTFVNKKSREQFELSSYKRLIDIYSSTAKTVDALMKLELPSGVEVEIKV
- the rplD gene encoding 50S ribosomal protein L4, whose product is MEVNVYNIKGEDTGRKVTLNESIFGIEPNDHAIYLDVKQFMANQRQGTHKSKERSEISGSTRKIGRQKGGGGARRGDMNSPVLVGGARVFGPKPRDYFFKLNKKVKTLARKSALSYKAQNDAIVVVEDFTFEAPKTKDFVAMTKNLKVSDKKLLVILPEANKNVYLSARNIEGANVQTISGLNTYRVLNAGVIVLTENSLKAIDNILI
- the rplW gene encoding 50S ribosomal protein L23; translation: MGIIIKPLVTEKMTAITDKLNRFGFVVRPEANKLEIKKEIEALYNVTVVDVNTVKYAGKNKSRYTKAGIINGRTNAFKKAIVTLKEGDTIDFYSNI
- the rplC gene encoding 50S ribosomal protein L3; protein product: MPGLLGKKIGMTSVFSADGKNVPCTVIEAGPCVVTQVKTVEKDGYAAVQLGFQDKKEKHTTKPLMGHFKRAGVTPKRHLAEFKEFETELNLGDTITVELFNDASFVDVVGTSKGKGFQGVVKRHGFGGVGQATHGQHNRARKPGSIGACSYPAKVFKGMRMGGQLGGDRVTVQNLQVLKVIADHNLLLIKGSIPGCKGSIVLIEK